In Cupriavidus taiwanensis, the following proteins share a genomic window:
- a CDS encoding AraC family transcriptional regulator — MSPTAGWFAAPSRSPLGRGGDLDRIQSLSGRVFGPTRLRAAQDDAALDARIDTSTVGRLTLVTIAYNQAVQIEPQPNKDEFVIQTVLAGGCRVETPRGAMRMPPGATFVFSPTVPTTLSLDPGCERFSVVIRRQLIEEAFRHQFSFEPPAPIEFDMQPVADDGRAERWQALVGYLRAETRVRREGGGVPAVDASIERIVLSTLLLDRFAADGNMLPRRFEAVLPDYVRHAIAYLRANLDQPLTLEQIAAHCGVSARTLQLGFRKSKDTTPMEYLRLLRLHGARADLQRARPEKGMVGAIALRHGFSHLSLFSREYRREFGELPSQTLRTAASQRD; from the coding sequence ATGTCACCCACTGCCGGATGGTTTGCCGCACCCTCCCGTTCGCCCCTTGGCCGCGGCGGGGACCTCGATCGCATCCAGTCGCTGTCCGGCCGCGTGTTCGGGCCAACCCGGCTGCGCGCGGCGCAGGACGATGCGGCGCTCGATGCGCGCATCGATACCAGCACCGTCGGCCGGCTCACGCTGGTGACCATCGCCTACAACCAGGCGGTGCAGATCGAGCCGCAGCCGAACAAGGACGAGTTCGTGATCCAGACCGTGCTGGCCGGCGGCTGCCGCGTGGAAACGCCGCGTGGCGCGATGCGGATGCCGCCAGGAGCGACCTTTGTGTTCTCGCCCACCGTGCCGACCACGCTGTCGCTGGATCCGGGCTGCGAGCGTTTCAGCGTGGTGATCCGCCGCCAGCTGATCGAAGAGGCATTTCGCCACCAATTCAGCTTCGAGCCGCCGGCGCCGATCGAATTCGACATGCAGCCAGTGGCGGACGATGGCCGTGCCGAGCGCTGGCAGGCGCTGGTGGGCTACCTGCGCGCGGAAACCAGGGTGCGGCGCGAAGGCGGCGGCGTGCCGGCGGTCGATGCCAGCATCGAGCGCATCGTGCTGTCGACGCTGCTGCTCGACCGCTTTGCCGCCGACGGCAATATGCTGCCGCGCCGCTTCGAAGCGGTGCTGCCTGACTACGTGCGCCATGCGATTGCCTATCTGCGCGCCAACCTGGACCAGCCGCTGACGCTGGAGCAGATCGCCGCGCATTGCGGCGTGTCGGCGCGCACGCTGCAGCTGGGTTTTCGCAAGAGCAAGGACACCACGCCGATGGAGTACCTGCGGCTGCTGCGCCTGCATGGCGCGCGCGCCGACCTGCAGCGCGCACGGCCCGAGAAGGGCATGGTCGGCGCGATCGCGCTGCGGCACGGCTTTAGCCACCTGAGCCTGTTCTCGCGCGAGTACCGGCGCGAGTTCGGCGAGCTGCCGTCGCAGACCTTGCGCACGGCAGCGTCGCAGCGGGACTGA